The following DNA comes from Vespula pensylvanica isolate Volc-1 chromosome 5, ASM1446617v1, whole genome shotgun sequence.
tccAGTATAACACATCCATTATTTCGCCATAAAAAACAAACTCTTTTATTAGAGGTTAAATATAAATGCgaaaatttttccaaaaagCACAGGTTTCTCTCCTAATTATTCTCGTTCAGTAAATAGTTgggatatataatattagccTCGTTCAAGGCAAAGATGGAATACACAACTGTtgtacaaacacatacacttCTACATACGttgatttcattataaatcatatacttaagtaaattttaatagtaataataaattcctgcaatttcttttacttctgaTTATTATGGACGCATTTTAAAGTTTAAAGGTTCAAAGAGAATATAGAGAGATCagtctattaatatatataaatataaatatatatatgtatatatatatatatagacatcaCACCTTTGGCTTTCATAGTATAGAGAAACTTccattgattagaaaaaagtagaagaaacgagatttctctgtctatataatttgttaaagtAATTGGaaacataatatttcataaatataaaagtataattatatatatataaaggcatttttttatttaattctaataatgtTAATCTTTAAATGatgctttatattttttcgtaaataaagaattttattagacTGTTTCACTTTCCTCAGTAGCTAATGCTGTTTATAATACAGTTTTCCTAATAATATTGATAGGACGcgcttaatatttttaatacatcttGTGATATATAATCggtataaatgatataataggtataaatagaaatataatcttccaatatttcattgaaaatacaGCCAATGAATACAGCTTATATAATGtgatattttaaacaaatataaactaagaaaaaaaatacaacatatgaagaaagtgagaaaggaaTCAAGTCTCTAAATGTggccatcttttttttttttatatcaattgaaatttaattattaaaaaatgtgtaaccagataatgataaaataattataaatcaaacTTATAATTTGCAGCAGCAGcgatgatatacatatttttaatgtacaaAGATATCTCGTTAAACCCGTTTCTCTATGCCTGGTGAAATGTTTTCACTACATGCTTTTTTGTAAGTACATAAAAACTTTGAAACATTCTGTCACGAATTTGTTGGAAATCTTTATCagattattgttttatacttCCATCTGTGAGAATGATACTGTACACACATACCtctataaagtatatattatatatatctatttttataatatatgcatgtaaCTTAAGGAGCACAAAATCCTGTCTCTTCCATCCATATACTTTTTCGAGTTAATAAATCTGTAACTATAGGGATAGGACATGTGCAGTGTCTAAATTTACATAGGTATTTGTATTAGAGCATAGCACTGTGATTTATAACTCATTTGATGAACCAGCATATATCTTATTTGCCTAAAAAATGTTGCAAATTTTCCATGTTATGCATTGCCATGAcacatttctatatatatatatatatacgagcatattatatatcatatatatattatacgtatatcataTATCGTGGCATTgcataaaatagaaaaatatatatatagcgagaAACATAGTGAAATCTCTAATACAAGTATCGAGTTTTTGTGGTAACAATAAACATACATCATGtgttactatttattattttgtaccACATCATAGGATATtcacttataataataaataatcagaatttacatatatatgaatgtgtaATAAATCGTTGGCATTTGCATTATAATTAGATTGTAGGAacctaattataataaatctctTGCATGCAGATTTAGgcaaataaacattattatgcTGCCGTTTAATAGTTgcttattttaaaataagatcTGGATTTTTATGACTGTTATATGAGTAAGAATTTTTGTGTTTAGTGTTTCAGTCTTATAAGCAATACATCATTCTTACAGAAAGCTGTTCACATAAATGTGTCTTAAATGGCTTTTACATGATAGCTATGTAAATCTTACACGATACTTTCTATTCTGTACATTTGTAATTCCTACTTAAGAtacaatttgaaattttgaagGATTTAACCTATGAGATACTttgtatgtttataaaaagaagaagaaatactgCATTCTATTTGCTGCTtgaagattaaaatatataatcaattgtGTATCTGCTTGtttttaaatcttcttttcgTGTGAGATTGCGTAACAAGAAATTTCACAATTCCAGCACCATTTCATATGAATCACTCGCGCGTTTTTGTAATatgaataatgttttatattcatGCCTTTAATATGAAAGCAAATCCAATTTGGAAGATTTGAAAGCAGGAATATactacttgaaaaaaaaatttcaatgaaatgtaATGTGTTAAATCAATTATGCACCTTCGTTGAAGCATGTTGAAGTCTTTCCAATTCTTCCAATGACAAAACATTTGTTTGACCAAGCTCTGGTAGCTTACCAGCCCGAGCTTGTGCAAGAAGTTCAGGAGTAAACCATCGTGCTAACTGATTTGATGTTGGGGATAAGTCTCCACCATTACTACCCATAAATCCAAGACCTGGAGAATTTTGACGGCCAACGTTGATATTTAATTGCTGTGATCGCATCATTCGTCCATCTAAAAACAAATcttattaatgatatacatACTGCATTTACTTCTACatagaaaattcatataaaaaataatatacaaaaaaaaagatatttcgtgtattatatacttataattgTGCTTATGTTATATTGATTTCTTATTAtgctgtaataaaaaaaaatattaagctAATATAATTGCTAATATTTCGTTACTTAATTAAAATCCAATGAAATTGCTGATTAAACCAATGGATTAAGAAGGATATACAGGTATAATGGGAGTTCTAATTATTCCAATTTGAGCATCAATCTGGAACTTAATATGTGATCATAAGAAtagtgatataaaaaaatataatcatatataataatgagaaaaaaaaaaacatttaacatgtataaaattttttggCTTAAACGAGTGTCCAATTTGATAACAGAATCTACACTAACATATTTGCATGAAATATCCCCTTTCATAGGTGTAAAATACATTCATAAAACTGCATACCTGAACGATTGGAGTTGTAGTTTTGATTCAACATAAGTTGCACTTGAGGGTTTGCAGATCGCGTTTGTTGtgcttgttgttgttgttgttgatgttgtaCATTAGCCATATGTGATTGAACTTGTTGAACCTGCTTCATTTGGGGATTCATATGGTTTGATCGTTggtttattatagtattttgAGTAACATTATATTGAGGAACATTAGGATGTGATGATACTGTAGGAGTCATAGCATGCTTGGAACGTGCAGGATTGCCATATACATTCGTCACAGTTCTATGCTGCTGCTGTTGAAAATCTAAATTGCCACCACTATACTGATACTGATTGACACTGCTACTACCGCTGCCACCTTTTACTATTGGTCGTCCTGAAAttgaaagtatattatattattcttaactaaataattattaaataattcattttaaaaactatacaaatataatgtcaataatttattaaacaatgaaaaaacatACCAGGATATTGCTTAATATTTGGATTAGACCATGTAGATTGAATAGATTGTGGTCGCAATGTATTATGTCGTGAAAGAACTCCTTGTGTAAGTAACTGGACTGCAGACTGCATTTGTTGTACTTGATTTTGGTTAGCCAGTTTTGCTAGATCATTGCTGTTGcctatattaaacaaataaatgtataatttcataaattgatacataataaaatttatatagaacaatTTACATATcgaagtatataaatttggaAGCATCATGttgtaaaaagattattactacttttaattaaaaaaatttatgtacatacatacatgataataatcattccttatataaacaaaaaagaacatcCAATTTACAGATTTTatgcaaatttatatactgtatatataacatgCAATTTGGAATCTATGTGTTTATATACTATTTACACATACAGATTCTTTTACATAGATATAGTATCAAACACAATGATcccattaaaaatatcaattttgataaacgaagtactttcaatatatacaaatatagaaaatattatgtgTGCCATTGTTTCTtctgaataaatataaagatatgtattatattataatttctacttAAAAGTGTGTATATGTAGGACAAATTACTTCAGAATGTTcataaaggaaaaatgaataagTGTAGAGGAAAACTTAAAGCGTGAGGTATATTTATAAAGCCTTTTATTATAAGAACTATTTCCACATACTTTTAGAAgcaagataaatttttatgatctgTGTGATATAGACACCAAGTTATACTTGTGATAGTTTTCATATCACGTTTTACAAAACTCAAAAGAATATATCTtctaaataaacatataaaattacatactttgtgtatcaagaaaaaaataaaaagaaaagtgtgcttttttttacaaaaacatTAAAGAAAGACATGGTATTACATTAGTTCAAACAACATATActttaagttttttttttaaaacaaaatatgatGGAATGTATGATTTGGCAAAAgttaaaatttaaacaaaaatcttAGAAATTGATGAATCCCTAATAGACAGTTTTATAcactctttatctttcaaagTTATTGCTTCCATTACTTTACTGTTCTTATCTAGTATTGCATTGATTTCCTTTAATCTCGTATTTTTATCTGAAGACTTGATGTTATCAACAATTAGTTTACCTtcttttaacatatttaaatttgaattatcGTTTGAATCCTGATTGTGAACtaaagaataaagatatttagTTTTCAATGCTGATTCTTCTGTACCAAGATTACTCCTATTATTCATTCCCATGGTATATGCAATAGATGAAGCATTATTAGAATGATTTTCTTGCCATTTAAAAACACAAGTTATAGGTTTATTTATACTATCAGAAAATTGGCATAGCTGTAAAGTAGAGATGCATCGATTCTGAAGCTTATGAAAGCTATCCTGACTATtatgataaagagaagaaatagagaaaattggTTCTACTTGATGATTTAAATGATTCGCACCCTCTGGCTCCTTATCGGCGGTCATTTTGCGTAATACTGAGGTTGGCGTAAAAGCAAGTGGCGTTGGACTCATTGTTTGCTTTGCTGGAGAATTAACAGGAGTGGACGGTCTTTGCTGAatctgttgttgctgttgttgctgatCCTGTCGCTTACGAAAGTTCTCACGTTGTTCTTctaatttcttcttaattaaaGCATTTTGCATTATGGATTGAGTATGCATAACCAGTTCCCGTGGAGAAGGTACTCTATGTGGTATCACTATTAAAATCACATAAATTATCttctataaaaatactttttaaaatttgctattgttttaatgaattttttacttgctctcttttttttgttttagaattaatataaaaaactatTGTACAAATTATAGACATATTACATAGAATTTTGTCGtgtttcttcaaaattaagaatgcttttttttcctttttttcttttctttctttcttttttttttttctttttttacctgaATGTTTTGCTGTTAATGTGTTGGGATTGGTTCCTACATTTGATGAAATTATTGGGGGTGGACAATAAGCTGCATTCcgaatgtatataaataatttataaagtatataagatattgtatattagtatatgttcataaatatttttcgattcatTTCGTATCCTTCTAATATTGgttgtcttttattttaagaatttagagtaaaaatagataaaaaaatcttgcaaaagaaagaatagaacaaACGAATAACATATACAAAACTTACCATTATTCATGGGAGAAGGAAtccgttgttgttgttgttgctgttgttgttgctgctgctgctgctgttgctgttgttgctgttgctgataTAACATTTGATGCAAAATATGATCTTGTGGAGTAGGTGCATTTGGATGTGGACTTATCGCACGTGATGTAGTTCCACCATACATTTTAAGGATATTAACGAGTACTTCTCGATGTCGATGCTGCATGGCAGGATTCTATTCAGTTTAAGATTTAtgcaaaaaaattgaataataccaacaaatattaaaacaatctaattgaaaaattaaatttacttttcaCAAACGCAAACCTGTAATTGTTGGATCAAATGCTGTTTTGTTATTTCTCCTTGTTGCAAACCTTGAATTATAGCTTGTGCTTCTGGTCTTTGCAATAATTCTTGTCCAGATGAAGCAGCATTATTCATCATCATTTGCATTTCTGTTGGTACAGGACTGACACCCATCAATCGTTGACCACTCATTATCATGGAGAGCATATCAGAATGTTGTTGTCGATGTTTCTGCTGTTGCTAATGTATTACAGATTACAGATATTATAgaaatctttgatatttttattattagaaattgatCAATAACAAATATGATAAAGACAAACCTGTTGTATATGCAATACTTTCATTAAGTTTTCATGTTGCATTTGAACCTGGTGTGGATGTTGAGTAGGAGCAATAGGACCAACATGATTGAATGTTGAAGCATGAATTTGATCTGTAACTGATTGCTGTGGAACAACTGGTTGTTGTGGTGTTTTTAATTGTGAATTAAGCAACTGTAAAGaagttaatttaattatgtagAAAGTTAGTAAAAATTTAGAGacctaaaatataaaaaaagaaatagtaccTGCATCAATGTTACAGATTGTGGTTTTTGAGGCATAGGTCCATTTGCTGCTGGTACAGCTTGTCCACCAGTTACTTGAGCAAgctaaattgtaaaaatatgaagataaataaatagatctaTTACATaaactattttataattttaccaATTTTTTAAAGGCAGAAAGATCCTCTTCAGTCTTATTTACACGAGACAGTTCAGCTGTAGATGAAGGTGGAGGAACACCGCCACGCATTCGTGCTTCTAATTCTTCCAAGCTATGCACAACTTTTCCACCTActtctataaataatgtattacaCATCACAAGCGCATTGCAGCATGTTCATACTATgctacaatattaaaaattaacttaaagcaaatgatataatttaaaacaatCTTACCCATATCTTTGATAGAAGAACTTTTCATTAATGGTATAACTGGCGTTGTTAGATCCGCTTGACCATTTTGACTATGCTGTTGCTTATTACCACGTTGCAACATTTCAAGAAGTTTTACACCAGTGGTAGATGTAGTATTATTTGCTGTTTGATTAGCAGGTGATATAGGAGCAAAGTATGTATTTGACTCAGTAACTGATGGGATTTGAATATTCGGTTCAGTGATATCATtgagtaaattatttaataattcatccTGTATAGAAGCTCTACGACTTTCTGTTTGTTGCTGAATAggactttctctcttaaaCCACTGACTAAATCGAGAACATGATCCACCATTTGAACCAACTccattctataaaaaatgatatatttgtattaaaaatgattggaaaaaaaaaaactatttatttatttcgtaatttatataagTGTACTTACAGTTAACAAACCAGGAACACCAGGGAAAGTATCAGATTTTAAGAAATCGTCTAGATTGAAATCAGGATgactattttcttcatttttacgaACATTGCAATTCTCAGCTACCTCAGAACTTGATTCTGTTATAATGCTATCACTAGTATCTTGACATTCTTTTTGAGAATCAGATGGTGGTTCAGTTTGTTCTGATATCGGAGAATGTGGTGCAGGTACAACATTAATTGATTGATCTAGCGT
Coding sequences within:
- the LOC122629034 gene encoding eukaryotic translation initiation factor 4E transporter-like isoform X3, translated to MSLESVTSDKQLLNQKTTGDDAIISMSVAGEVTDTSIMEIGRSRPQFQYSREELMVIKSLPLSKRRPGFLDTSYNNTRGVWDPERWHSNRKCSDTPPKDEKGIRSELITENHNKRRNGDPRERIRKEQDGIVLSPQRRSFNSGCFVNVNQPPNRRSESPIGKTEVSHRETVRRIGSGRILTRDIWDFRSENEKLEPERTDFSFRSGTSAGSTLRDRDNRESRETKDRENIRDRERERDNLRDRDERNERFERRSFGRDFGDRERDRDRDRGVERAERNHQNDRDKERGRERRFSNDRRKSCGDNRDTNEPEWFSSGPTSQHDTIELRGFEDIPEEKVVSNSANVKTKKLTTAQKKRGKRNSLEKDEKQNENTIGPKGRSTPTTLDQSINVVPAPHSPISEQTEPPSDSQKECQDTSDSIITESSSEVAENCNVRKNEENSHPDFNLDDFLKSDTFPGVPGLLTNGVGSNGGSCSRFSQWFKRESPIQQQTESRRASIQDELLNNLLNDITEPNIQIPSVTESNTYFAPISPANQTANNTTSTTGVKLLEMLQRGNKQQHSQNGQADLTTPVIPLMKSSSIKDMEVGGKVVHSLEELEARMRGGVPPPSSTAELSRVNKTEEDLSAFKKLLAQVTGGQAVPAANGPMPQKPQSVTLMQLLNSQLKTPQQPVVPQQSVTDQIHASTFNHVGPIAPTQHPHQVQMQHENLMKVLHIQQQQQKHRQQHSDMLSMIMSGQRLMGVSPVPTEMQMMMNNAASSGQELLQRPEAQAIIQGLQQGEITKQHLIQQLQNPAMQHRHREVLVNILKMYGGTTSRAISPHPNAPTPQDHILHQMLYQQQQQQQQQQQQQQQQQQQQQRIPSPMNNVIPHRVPSPRELVMHTQSIMQNALIKKKLEEQRENFRKRQDQQQQQQQIQQRPSTPVNSPAKQTMSPTPLAFTPTSVLRKMTADKEPEGNSNDLAKLANQNQVQQMQSAVQLLTQGVLSRHNTLRPQSIQSTWSNPNIKQYPGRPIVKGGSGSSSVNQYQYSGGNLDFQQQQHRTVTNVYGNPARSKHAMTPTVSSHPNVPQYNVTQNTIINQRSNHMNPQMKQVQQVQSHMANVQHQQQQQQAQQTRSANPQVQLMLNQNYNSNRSDGRMMRSQQLNINVGRQNSPGLGFMGSNGGDLSPTSNQLARWFTPELLAQARAGKLPELGQTNVLSLEELERLQHASTKVHN
- the LOC122629034 gene encoding eukaryotic translation initiation factor 4E transporter-like isoform X2, translated to MSLESVTSDKQLLNQKTTGDDAIISMSVAGEVTDTSIMEIGRSRPQFQYSREELMVIKSLPLSKRRPGFLDTSYNNTRGVWDPERWHSNRKCSDTPPKDEKGIRSELITENHNKRRNGDPRERIRKEQDGIVLSPQRRSFNSGCFVNVNQPPNRRSESPIGKTEVSHRETVRRIGSGRILTRDIWDFRSENEKLEPERTDFSFRSGTSAGSTLRDRDNRESRETKDRENIRDRERERDNLRDRDERNERFERRSFGRDFGDRERDRDRDRGVERAERNHQNDRDKERGRERRFSNDRRKSCGDNRDTNEPEWFSSGPTSQHDTIELRGFEDIPEEKVVSNSANVKTKKLTTAQKKRGKRNSLEKDEKQNENTIGPKGRSTPTTLDQSINVVPAPHSPISEQTEPPSDSQKECQDTSDSIITESSSEVAENCNVRKNEENSHPDFNLDDFLKSDTFPGVPGLLTNGVGSNGGSCSRFSQWFKRESPIQQQTESRRASIQDELLNNLLNDITEPNIQIPSVTESNTYFAPISPANQTANNTTSTTGVKLLEMLQRGNKQQHSQNGQADLTTPVIPLMKSSSIKDMVGGKVVHSLEELEARMRGGVPPPSSTAELSRVNKTEEDLSAFKKLLAQVTGGQAVPAANGPMPQKPQSVTLMQLLNSQLKTPQQPVVPQQSVTDQIHASTFNHVGPIAPTQHPHQVQMQHENLMKVLHIQQQQQKHRQQHSDMLSMIMSGQRLMGVSPVPTEMQMMMNNAASSGQELLQRPEAQAIIQGLQQGEITKQHLIQQLQNPAMQHRHREVLVNILKMYGGTTSRAISPHPNAPTPQDHILHQMLYQQQQQQQQQQQQQQQQQQQQQRIPSPMNNAYCPPPIISSNVGTNPNTLTAKHSVIPHRVPSPRELVMHTQSIMQNALIKKKLEEQRENFRKRQDQQQQQQQIQQRPSTPVNSPAKQTMSPTPLAFTPTSVLRKMTADKEPEGNSNDLAKLANQNQVQQMQSAVQLLTQGVLSRHNTLRPQSIQSTWSNPNIKQYPGRPIVKGGSGSSSVNQYQYSGGNLDFQQQQHRTVTNVYGNPARSKHAMTPTVSSHPNVPQYNVTQNTIINQRSNHMNPQMKQVQQVQSHMANVQHQQQQQQAQQTRSANPQVQLMLNQNYNSNRSDGRMMRSQQLNINVGRQNSPGLGFMGSNGGDLSPTSNQLARWFTPELLAQARAGKLPELGQTNVLSLEELERLQHASTKVHN
- the LOC122629034 gene encoding eukaryotic translation initiation factor 4E transporter-like isoform X1; this encodes MSLESVTSDKQLLNQKTTGDDAIISMSVAGEVTDTSIMEIGRSRPQFQYSREELMVIKSLPLSKRRPGFLDTSYNNTRGVWDPERWHSNRKCSDTPPKDEKGIRSELITENHNKRRNGDPRERIRKEQDGIVLSPQRRSFNSGCFVNVNQPPNRRSESPIGKTEVSHRETVRRIGSGRILTRDIWDFRSENEKLEPERTDFSFRSGTSAGSTLRDRDNRESRETKDRENIRDRERERDNLRDRDERNERFERRSFGRDFGDRERDRDRDRGVERAERNHQNDRDKERGRERRFSNDRRKSCGDNRDTNEPEWFSSGPTSQHDTIELRGFEDIPEEKVVSNSANVKTKKLTTAQKKRGKRNSLEKDEKQNENTIGPKGRSTPTTLDQSINVVPAPHSPISEQTEPPSDSQKECQDTSDSIITESSSEVAENCNVRKNEENSHPDFNLDDFLKSDTFPGVPGLLTNGVGSNGGSCSRFSQWFKRESPIQQQTESRRASIQDELLNNLLNDITEPNIQIPSVTESNTYFAPISPANQTANNTTSTTGVKLLEMLQRGNKQQHSQNGQADLTTPVIPLMKSSSIKDMEVGGKVVHSLEELEARMRGGVPPPSSTAELSRVNKTEEDLSAFKKLLAQVTGGQAVPAANGPMPQKPQSVTLMQLLNSQLKTPQQPVVPQQSVTDQIHASTFNHVGPIAPTQHPHQVQMQHENLMKVLHIQQQQQKHRQQHSDMLSMIMSGQRLMGVSPVPTEMQMMMNNAASSGQELLQRPEAQAIIQGLQQGEITKQHLIQQLQNPAMQHRHREVLVNILKMYGGTTSRAISPHPNAPTPQDHILHQMLYQQQQQQQQQQQQQQQQQQQQQRIPSPMNNAYCPPPIISSNVGTNPNTLTAKHSVIPHRVPSPRELVMHTQSIMQNALIKKKLEEQRENFRKRQDQQQQQQQIQQRPSTPVNSPAKQTMSPTPLAFTPTSVLRKMTADKEPEGNSNDLAKLANQNQVQQMQSAVQLLTQGVLSRHNTLRPQSIQSTWSNPNIKQYPGRPIVKGGSGSSSVNQYQYSGGNLDFQQQQHRTVTNVYGNPARSKHAMTPTVSSHPNVPQYNVTQNTIINQRSNHMNPQMKQVQQVQSHMANVQHQQQQQQAQQTRSANPQVQLMLNQNYNSNRSDGRMMRSQQLNINVGRQNSPGLGFMGSNGGDLSPTSNQLARWFTPELLAQARAGKLPELGQTNVLSLEELERLQHASTKVHN